CGGTTGGTACCCCGACCGCAAGCTGCGCCTCTACGACCGGCGCCTAGGGAGCTGGCAGGGCCACCTGCTGCACGAGCGGTACGAAGTAGCGGCCGGCCAGTCGGTGCACGCCTTGCGCCACGATTTACTGCATTACTCCTACGGCTCCATCGAGCAGCACCTGGCGCAGTTCAACCGCTTCAGCACCATTGGGGCCCAGGAGTTGGCGGCCAAGGGCAAGCGCACGGCCACGTGGCAGCTGTGGCTGAAGCCCGCCTGGAAGTTTGTGCACATGTACTTTTTGCGCCTAGGTATGCTCGATGGCTTTGCGGGCCTGAGCATCGCGTACCTCTCGGCTTGCAGCGTGTTCGTGAAGTATGCCAAGCTGCGCGTTATCAATCAGCAAGCTGCTGCCCGCCCATGAAAACGTTTATCATCAGCCGCACCGATGCCATTGGCGACGTGGTGCTGACACTGCCCTTGTGTGGCTGGCTGAAGCAGCAATACCCCGGCTGCCGCGTGGTTCTGTTAGGCCGCAGCTACACGCAGGCGGTAGCCGCTGCCTGCCCGGCGGTTGATGCGTTTTTGAACGACGACGAGCTGCGCCAATTACCCGAAGCCGAGCAGGTTGCCGCGTTGCAACAAGTGCAGGCCGATGCCATAGTACACGTGTTTCCGAACCGTCGCCTGGCTTCCTTGGCGCGTAAGGCCGGCATCAGCCACCGCATCGGCACGCGTAGCCGCTGGTTTCATTGGCTTACGTGCAACCGGTTGGTGGCACTCAGCCGCCGACACTCGCCGCTGCACGAGGCGCAGCTCAACTGCCAGCTGCTGCGCCCGCTTGGGCTGAACCACACGCCTGAGTTAGCCGACCTGCAGCCCCTAGGTAAGCTAAGGCCCGATGAGCCAGTGCCAGCCGACATTGCCGCCCTACTCGAGCGCGGCAGCAGCCAGCAACGCAACGTGGTGCTGCACCCCGGCTCGCGCGGCAGCGGCCGCGATTGGCCGCTCGAATTCTACGGCCAGCTCGCGCGCTTGCTGCATGCCCAGGGCCATCGGGTATTTATTACCGGCACCGCTGCCGAGGGCCAGCAGCTGCAGTCCTGGCTGCAGGAGCACGCTGCCTATTGCATCAACCTTACTGGCCGGCTTTCCCTAGGTCAGCTTATCGGGTTCATTGCTTGGGCCGATGGTTTGGTGGCAGCCAGTACCGGGCCAGTGCACCTGGCTGCTGCGCTTGGGAGGCATGCCCTAGGGTTGTTTGTGCCGATGCGCCCCATGCACCCCGGCCGTTGGGCACCGCTCGGCCCGCGGGCCGAATACCTCGTGCTCGATAAACCCGATTGCAATACCTGCCGGCACGATGCCTCGGTGTGCAGTTGTATCAGAACCATAGCGCCCGCAGCGGTGGCAGCACGTATTGAGGCTTGGCAGCCGCTCGCCGCGCAGTAGCTTTGGGCTGATGTTGTTTTCGGAGCTGCGCTCACCATCCATTGCCTCTGTGCTTGCCCGTTGGTACCGCAACGGCTACCTGTCGCAGTATCTGCTGCTGGTTGCCTGCGTGGGCGGCGTTGTGGGCTTGCTGTTTACGGCGCGGGCCTTTGTGGCCTTGGCACCCGTGGCGGCCGTGGTGGCTGCTGGCCTCAACCCCAACATTCGCCGCGAAGTACCTAGGTGGCTGCGCAACCGCGCTGCCTTGCGCTTGGCCGTTTTGTATGCATTGATGCCGCTTTCGTGGTGGTACACGCAGGATTGGCCGGTATGGCGCCACGAAGTGTACCGCCAGCTGCCGCTTATTGGCGTACCGCTGGCCTTTTGCCTGGCAGTGCCACTAAGCCGGCGGCAGCGCGTGGGCATCGGCGTGTTTTTTGTGCTGACCACGGCCCTGCTAGGAGCTGCCACCGTCGGGCGCTACCTGCTCAATCAGCAAGCGGCGCAAGACCTGATCCGGGTAGGGCAGAATGTGCCTTCCGTTTCGGGCATCTTCCACATCCACTTCGGTATTCTGCTGGCGCTGGCTGCTTTCCTGGCGGTACCGCTGAGCCGCTTGCCCGAGCTGCGCAAAGGCCCTAGGTGGTTGCTGCTGGCCGCCGGAGCCACAGCCGTAAGCAGCCTGCACATACTCGCCTATCGTACCGGCCTGATGGCTTTTTACCTGGCCCTTGTGGCTGTGGTGCTACTGTTGTTGCGGCGCCGGCCCCTGCTGGCATTGGGCATGGTGGCCCTAGGTGCCGCGCTGGCCCTGGGGGCCTATTACGGCCTGGCATCGGTGCAGGAGCGTGTAGCCAGCACCCTCTACGATCTGGAGCAGTACCAGCTGGGGCACGACATCAACCACTTTTCGCTGTCGCGGCGGCTGGCTGCCTGGCACAATGCCCTCGACATTGTGGCCCGGCACCCGTGGCTTGGCGTGGCCCCGGCCGATGTGCGCCACGCCCTGATGGAGCAATTTGCCGTGCGCACCTACGGCCTCGCGCCCGAAAACCGCGTGATGGTGCACAACCAATACTTGCACTACCTGGTAGGTGGGGGCGTAGTTGGCTTGGCCGTGTGGCTGTGGGTGCTTATTACGCCGCTGGTGCAACCCTCTTTGCGCCGCAATCCGTACGTGAGGTATTTCCTGCTGACTTTTGGCGCGGCGGCCCTGGCCGATTCGCTGCTGGAGCTGCAAATCGGGTTCAATTTGTTCGTCTTCCTCTACGGCTTTCTGGTAGTGGCGGCGGAGCGCCGGGCCCAACACCCTGACGCAACCCTCTGAGCCCTTCCTTTCGTTACATTTATCCGCGGCACTACCGCCGTGCGCTTGCCCGAATACTCCCTTTTATGAGCGACACTCCCGAACGGGTACCCAAACTGAGCAAGGAGGAGAAAGACCGCCGATTCCAGGCCGAGCTACTGCCCGTGCTGGATTCGCTGTACAACTTTGCCTACCGTCTCACCCTCGACGAGGACGATGCCAACGACCTCGTGCAGGAGACTTATCTGAAGGCCTACCGCTTCTTCGAGTACTTTGAGCCGGGAACCAACGCCAAAGCGTGGCTGTTTCGCATCCTGAAAAACTCGTTCATCAACGACTTCCGGAAGAAGAGTAAGCAACCCGCCAAGGTCGACTACAGCGAGATTGAGGGCTACTACAACACCGAGGAAGTTGATGCCGAAGGCGACACGGGTTCTACCTCGCCCGACTTGCGCCAGCAGGCCACCCGCGACCTGATCGGCGACGAAGTAGCCAGTGCCTTGAATTCGCTGCCGGTGGATTTTCGCACCGTTATCATTCTCTGCGACCTGGAAGGTTTTACCTACGAGGAGATGGCTAAAGTGCTGGACATTCCGATTGGAACGGTTCGCTCGCGTTTGCACCGTGCCCGTAATTTCCTCAAGGACAAGCTCGAACGCTACGCAAAAAAAATGGGCTACGGCAACGATTCCGGCGAAGTCGATGTTGCCGAAGCGTACGACGAAGATGAAGACTAAGTACATTTAACCCTCTCCTCCACCACATTACTCCTCTGTTATGGCCACGAAGTCTACACCCAACCAACTAGGCGCTGCTGCCGCTACTGCCACCGGCGCCGACTGTGAGCGTGTGAATACTATTCTCGATCAAATCATCGTGGGCCAGGAGCCCAACGTGGAAGACGAGGAATACTTCGTTAACCATGCAGAAGATTGCTCGCCGTGCTTCGATAGCATTGACAAGCAGCGTGTTTTCGTCGACTTCCTGAACCAGTACGTAGGCCGCAAAGGAGTGCCCGCTGGTCTTTCTGCAAACATTCTAGCGCGAGTGCAGTCCGAAAAGGTCTAATTTTGCCCCATGCAGGGGAAGATTATCGCCTTTTCGGCGCCGTCAGGCGCTGGTAAAACCACCATCGTCCATCGGCTCATGGAGCGAATTCCGGAGCTGAGCTTTTCCATCTCGGCGTGCACGCGCGACCGGCGCGGCCGCACCGAGCAGAACGGCAAGGACTACTACTTCATTACGGTTCAGGAGTTTCAGGAGAAAATCCGCCACGATGAGTTCGTGGAGTGGGAGGAAGTCTACGAAGGCTCCTACTACGGAACCCTGAAGTCCGAAATCGAGCGCATCTGGGGCGGCGGCAAGCACGCCATCCTCGATATCGATGTAAAAGGAGGCTTAAGCGTAAAGGAGTTTTACAAAGACCGCGCGCTGTGCATCTTCGTAAAGCCCCCGTCGTTGGAGGTGCTGGAGCAGCGCCTGAAAGCGCGCGCCACCGATTCGGCTTCAAGCATTTCGGCCCGCCTCTACAAAGCTAATTTCGAGCTGACGTTTGAAGACCGGTTTGATGCCGTCATCGTGAACGACGACCTGGACCAAGCCACCGCGCAAGCCGAAAAGCTGGTGCGCGACTTCATTACGGCTGAGCTGGCTATTGTGTGATGAGCACTCCGCGGCGCGTAGGCTTGCTTTTTGGGTCGTTCAACCCCATCCATATCGGGCACCTGATCCTGGCTAATTACATGGCTACCCAAACCGACCTCGATGCGGTTTGGCTGGTGGTGTCGCCGCAGAGCCCGTTTAAAGTAGGGGAGGAGCTACTGCCCGAGCAGGAGCGTTTGGCTTTGGTAAACCTCGCCATTGCCGGCAATCCGCAGCTGCAAGCCTCCGATGTGGAGTTCGGCATGCCCCGCCCAAGCTACACCATTGATACTCTCGACGAACTGCGTGCCCGCCATCCGGGCACGCAGTTTGTGCTTTTGATGGGTGGCGACAACCTGCCCGGCCTTCCTAGGTGGAAAGCGGCCGAGCGGCTGCTCTCGGAGGTCGACATTTACGTGTACCCCCGGCCCGGAGCAGATTTACCGGCCGAGTTGCCTGCCAACGTGCGCCTGGTACCGGCCCCGTTGCTCGATATTTCCGCTACGTTCATCCGCGCTACCGTGCGGGCAGGCAAATCGATTCGTTACCTGGTGCCCGATGCCGTGCTGCAACGCATCCGGGAGGCCCGGCACTGGGCATAAGTGTAAACCAGTATTAACAACTCCTAATAACACGAAGGCCCGGCTGCGACAGCAACCGGGCCTTCGTGTTTTTTGCAGCAACGAAGTGCTTAGATCGTCATGATCTCGGCTTCCTTCTTGCTCATCAGCTCATCGATTTTTACGATGTAGCTGTCGGTGTATTTCTGCACTTTGGCTTCCGCGTCCTTCACCGAATCCTCCGCAGCGCCGTCTTTCAGCAGCTTGCGCAACGAGTCGTTTACATCCTTGCGGATGCCGCGGATACGGATTTTGCCGTTTTCAGCTTCGTTCTTCACCTGCTTCACTAGGTCGCGGCGGCGCTCCTCGGTCATGGGGGGCAAATTCAGGCGCACCGAATCAGCGTCCATCACCGGGTTCAGGCCCAGGTCGCTGTTCTTAATGGCTTTCGAAATCTCGCCCAGCATGTTTTTCTCCCACGGCCGGATTACCAGCGAGCGGGCATCGGGGGCCGATACGTTGGCCACCTGCGCCACGGGGGTAGGCGTGCCGTAGTAGTCCACACGCAACGAATCGAGCATGGTAGGGGTGGCCTTACCGGCCCGAATGCGCGACAGCTCGGTACTGGTGTGCTGCAGTGCTTTGCTCATCGACTCCTCGGCGTCGCTCAGGTACAGCTGAATTTCTTCGTCCACTTCTGAAAAATTAAATGTTAAAAGTTGAGAGCTGCGTGCCGCAGCTGCTTAAGGCTTTGTTGTGGCCGGCACCTAGGCTTGTTCAGCTTGCTGCGTCGAAGCGCGCTTCAGGTCCGAAGCCAGGCTGGTGCCGGGCTGAGCGCCGGCCGCTTGGTTGCCGTTCATCGTAACCAACGTGCCTACGGTTTCGCCTTGGGCCAGCTTGAGCAAATTGCCCCCTTTGTTCATGTCGAACACAATAATGGGCAAATTATTCTCCTTGCAGAGCGTAAAGGCCGTCATGTCCATCACGTTCAGGTTCTTCTCCATCACCTCGTCGAAGGTAATCTGCGGATAGCGGGTGGCCGAAGGGTCTTTCTCGGGGTCGGCGGTGTAAATGCCGTCAACGCGGGTGCCTTTCAGTACCACATCGGCTTCTACCTCAATGGCCCGCAACGAAGCAGCCGAATCGGTGGTGAAGTAGGGCGAGCCGATGCCCGCGCCAAAAATTACCACGCGGCCTTTCTCGAGGTGGCGCAAAGCCCGCCGCCGAATGTAAGGCTCGCACACGCGCTGGATGGTAACGCCCGAAAGCAGGCGCGTAGGGATGCCCAGCTTCTCCAGAGCACTTTGCAGGGCCATGGAGTTGATAACCGTGGCCAGCATACCCATGTAGTCGCCCTGCACCCGGTCGAGGCCGAAAGCTTCGGCCTGTACGCCCCGGAAGATATTGCCGCCGCCGATAACCACAGCTACTTGCACGCCCAGCTGCGCCACAGCCCGGATTTCCTCGGCGTACTGCATCAGGCGCTCGGCATCGATGCCGTATTGTTGCCGGCCCATGAGGGCCTCGCCGCTCAGCTTTAGCAGAATTCGGTTGTACTTCAACGTTCTCAGATTAGGTTGTTTAACTTTTGCTAAGCGACACGGGCCTAGGTAGTAATAGCGGGCAGCCGGTTAGGCAAACAGCACCAGCACCTGGCCTTTGGTTACGTTGTCGCGCAGGCTCACTTTTACGGCGCTTACCACCCCATCGCCGGGCGACTTCAGGATGTTTTCCATCTTCATGGCTTCCAGTACCAGCAAAGCGTCGCCTTTTTGCACGGCTTGGCCAGGCGTCACCCGGATGTCGACAATCAGGCCAGGCATGGGGGCTTTCACCTCGTTGATTTTGTTGCTGGCAGCCTCGCTCATGCCTAGCTTTTCGAGCAACAGATCGAAGCGGTCTTTGACTTGCAGGTCAAAGCGTTGCCCGTTCAGTTTCAAGCTAACCTGCTTGCTCGCCGCATCCATTTCCAGGAGCTCGGCAGAGTAGGAGCGCCCCTCCCACAGCAAGTGGTAGCGGCCCGCACCTAGGCTTACCAAGTCCCAGCCGAACGGCTCGCCATCAACGCTGATTTCGTTTGGTTTGAAATCGATATTCCAAGACTGTTGGGAGCCGGTACGGACCTGTAGCATGCGGGTGAAAATGTGGGGTGGAAAGCAGCGGAAAAGGGCTTAAAGATAGGCGTAATCTGAAATTATTTCGGAACTTCAACCCCCAGATTACCCCAAATTCCGCGCAATGAAATACCCGGCACTCGGTGCTCTTGTTTTGGCTATTGCGTTGCCCTTCAGTGCACTGGGGCAAACCAGTAAGCCCGGAACGGCCAAGAAGAACGCCGCGAACAAGCCCGCGTCTACCGAAACACCCGGCCAGCCGCAATCCTCGTCGCAGTCCATCCTGATCGTTCCCAACTGGCTGCCACCGATCAATCCCATTCAGCCAGCAGCCACCCTGTTGCACGACCTAGTCGATACCAAACTTGACGTTCGTTTCGACTGGGCTAAGCAGTGGTTGCTGGGAGTGGCTACCGTAACGGTACGCCCGCACTTTTACCCCCAAACGCAGCTCGTGCTCGATGCTAAGGGCTTCGAAGTCAAGAGCGTAAAACTGATTTCGGGCGGCAAGGAAAAAAGCCTGAACTACCAGTACGATAAAAAGCGGCTGGCCATTACGCTCGACAAAGCCTACACGCGTACCGAGCCTTACCAGGTTCGCATTCAATACATTGCCAAGCCCAACGAATTAGCGGCAGGGGGTAGCGCCGCCATTTCTTCGGACAAAGGATTGTATTTCATCAATCCCCTAGGTGCCGAGAAGAACAAGCCGAAGCAGATCTGGACGCAAGGCGAAACGGAGGCCAGCTCCTGCTGGTTTCCGACTATCGACCGGCCGAACCAGCGCATGACGCAGGAAATCAGCATGACGGTGGAGCAGCAATTCAAAACGCTGTCGAACGGCCTGCTGATTGCCTCCAAGAAAAACAACGACGGCACCCGCACCGATACCTGGAAGCAGAGCATCCCGCACGCCCCTTACCTGGCCATGATGGCCGTGGGCGATTATGCAGTGGTTAGC
The sequence above is drawn from the Hymenobacter sp. YIM 151858-1 genome and encodes:
- a CDS encoding biotin/lipoyl-containing protein, producing the protein MLQVRTGSQQSWNIDFKPNEISVDGEPFGWDLVSLGAGRYHLLWEGRSYSAELLEMDAASKQVSLKLNGQRFDLQVKDRFDLLLEKLGMSEAASNKINEVKAPMPGLIVDIRVTPGQAVQKGDALLVLEAMKMENILKSPGDGVVSAVKVSLRDNVTKGQVLVLFA
- a CDS encoding glycosyltransferase family 2 protein → MPTVPLSVVIITFNEEANIGRCLAALGDVADDVVVVDSGSTDRTVAICQEHGACVVHHPFAGYVQQKNFATAQARYDHVLQLDADEVLTDELRAEIQQIKANWQAAGYTLPRLTNYCGHWVRYGGWYPDRKLRLYDRRLGSWQGHLLHERYEVAAGQSVHALRHDLLHYSYGSIEQHLAQFNRFSTIGAQELAAKGKRTATWQLWLKPAWKFVHMYFLRLGMLDGFAGLSIAYLSACSVFVKYAKLRVINQQAAARP
- a CDS encoding sigma-70 family RNA polymerase sigma factor, which codes for MSDTPERVPKLSKEEKDRRFQAELLPVLDSLYNFAYRLTLDEDDANDLVQETYLKAYRFFEYFEPGTNAKAWLFRILKNSFINDFRKKSKQPAKVDYSEIEGYYNTEEVDAEGDTGSTSPDLRQQATRDLIGDEVASALNSLPVDFRTVIILCDLEGFTYEEMAKVLDIPIGTVRSRLHRARNFLKDKLERYAKKMGYGNDSGEVDVAEAYDEDED
- the nadD gene encoding nicotinate (nicotinamide) nucleotide adenylyltransferase, which encodes MSTPRRVGLLFGSFNPIHIGHLILANYMATQTDLDAVWLVVSPQSPFKVGEELLPEQERLALVNLAIAGNPQLQASDVEFGMPRPSYTIDTLDELRARHPGTQFVLLMGGDNLPGLPRWKAAERLLSEVDIYVYPRPGADLPAELPANVRLVPAPLLDISATFIRATVRAGKSIRYLVPDAVLQRIREARHWA
- the pyrH gene encoding UMP kinase encodes the protein MKYNRILLKLSGEALMGRQQYGIDAERLMQYAEEIRAVAQLGVQVAVVIGGGNIFRGVQAEAFGLDRVQGDYMGMLATVINSMALQSALEKLGIPTRLLSGVTIQRVCEPYIRRRALRHLEKGRVVIFGAGIGSPYFTTDSAASLRAIEVEADVVLKGTRVDGIYTADPEKDPSATRYPQITFDEVMEKNLNVMDMTAFTLCKENNLPIIVFDMNKGGNLLKLAQGETVGTLVTMNGNQAAGAQPGTSLASDLKRASTQQAEQA
- the gmk gene encoding guanylate kinase; its protein translation is MQGKIIAFSAPSGAGKTTIVHRLMERIPELSFSISACTRDRRGRTEQNGKDYYFITVQEFQEKIRHDEFVEWEEVYEGSYYGTLKSEIERIWGGGKHAILDIDVKGGLSVKEFYKDRALCIFVKPPSLEVLEQRLKARATDSASSISARLYKANFELTFEDRFDAVIVNDDLDQATAQAEKLVRDFITAELAIV
- the frr gene encoding ribosome recycling factor; its protein translation is MDEEIQLYLSDAEESMSKALQHTSTELSRIRAGKATPTMLDSLRVDYYGTPTPVAQVANVSAPDARSLVIRPWEKNMLGEISKAIKNSDLGLNPVMDADSVRLNLPPMTEERRRDLVKQVKNEAENGKIRIRGIRKDVNDSLRKLLKDGAAEDSVKDAEAKVQKYTDSYIVKIDELMSKKEAEIMTI
- a CDS encoding O-antigen ligase family protein, giving the protein MLARWYRNGYLSQYLLLVACVGGVVGLLFTARAFVALAPVAAVVAAGLNPNIRREVPRWLRNRAALRLAVLYALMPLSWWYTQDWPVWRHEVYRQLPLIGVPLAFCLAVPLSRRQRVGIGVFFVLTTALLGAATVGRYLLNQQAAQDLIRVGQNVPSVSGIFHIHFGILLALAAFLAVPLSRLPELRKGPRWLLLAAGATAVSSLHILAYRTGLMAFYLALVAVVLLLLRRRPLLALGMVALGAALALGAYYGLASVQERVASTLYDLEQYQLGHDINHFSLSRRLAAWHNALDIVARHPWLGVAPADVRHALMEQFAVRTYGLAPENRVMVHNQYLHYLVGGGVVGLAVWLWVLITPLVQPSLRRNPYVRYFLLTFGAAALADSLLELQIGFNLFVFLYGFLVVAAERRAQHPDATL
- a CDS encoding glycosyltransferase family 9 protein — protein: MKTFIISRTDAIGDVVLTLPLCGWLKQQYPGCRVVLLGRSYTQAVAAACPAVDAFLNDDELRQLPEAEQVAALQQVQADAIVHVFPNRRLASLARKAGISHRIGTRSRWFHWLTCNRLVALSRRHSPLHEAQLNCQLLRPLGLNHTPELADLQPLGKLRPDEPVPADIAALLERGSSQQRNVVLHPGSRGSGRDWPLEFYGQLARLLHAQGHRVFITGTAAEGQQLQSWLQEHAAYCINLTGRLSLGQLIGFIAWADGLVAASTGPVHLAAALGRHALGLFVPMRPMHPGRWAPLGPRAEYLVLDKPDCNTCRHDASVCSCIRTIAPAAVAARIEAWQPLAAQ